The following nucleotide sequence is from Halobacillus mangrovi.
TGTAATTGCAGGGATTTCCATCACATTAACTAACATTAATTACCACCTCAGGTCATCCAGAATCTGGATGACCTGAGGTGGTTTTATATTCCAATTAAAAAAGGTGCCTGAGTAGAGGCACCTAAAATTCTTCTTTACCTTATTTTCTTTTTATCGTAGTGGTCTTTTACTACAACGGCTGCGTGTACGGCTCCTGGTACATAAAAGATCAAGGTCAGGATTAAGTTTAATAGAGCTTTCATTGGCTTTCCTGTAAGTAATACTGCAAGTGGTGGAAGAAAAATAACTAAAATATACAACATAACCTAGTCGCTCCTTTATTGTGTCTGTCTATTTATTCATACCCTATTAGAGCTATAACTTAACTCATTTTTCTGCGGCGCTGGTTCCAAAGTGTAATTTCAAGAGCTGCTATACAAGTGGCGAGCCAGGCAAGCCCGAATAAAAAGCCAGCAATGATGTCCGTAAAATAATGGACACCAAGATACACACGACTCAAACCTACAGCAAGAATCAACAGACCTAGTAAGCAATTAACCAGCCACTTCCATCCTTTTTTCAACGGACTAATGACAATTAAATAAATGATAAAGCCGTAAAACACCATCGATCCAGTAGAATGTCCACTTGGAAAACTGAATCCAGTTCCATCATATTCGGCTAACACTTCTGGACGCTGTCGTTCAAAAATCAGCTTCAACATCTTGGTCAGCGCACTAATTCCGATCATATTTACCGCAAAGTAAATGCCTACCCAGCGGCTGAAGGGAGAAAAGAACAGCAGATACACGACCAAAACAATAGATATCATTGTTATCCAAATCACCGATCCTGCTTC
It contains:
- a CDS encoding YqaE/Pmp3 family membrane protein — encoded protein: MLYILVIFLPPLAVLLTGKPMKALLNLILTLIFYVPGAVHAAVVVKDHYDKKKIR
- a CDS encoding phosphatase PAP2 family protein, producing the protein MLFSGTKVSDLSKASIAIIVAGFILIGGAFYFFFELAAEVLEEEKLRIDQAAIDFVTAITTPWLDQTWGWITEAGSVIWITMISIVLVVYLLFFSPFSRWVGIYFAVNMIGISALTKMLKLIFERQRPEVLAEYDGTGFSFPSGHSTGSMVFYGFIIYLIVISPLKKGWKWLVNCLLGLLILAVGLSRVYLGVHYFTDIIAGFLFGLAWLATCIAALEITLWNQRRRKMS